Proteins found in one Nostoc sp. NIES-3756 genomic segment:
- a CDS encoding zinc-dependent metalloprotease, protein MNKISFYIILLHGLFFGIATANAKLSSGNHVNNTSESYQSVKDPNSLKQAANIKQTAKLIQKPEQVWVIDQKQEVKDKSFIWVVDDIKKAAQQPFLKVSKPTEKPEKKPNTETKPEKKDELESFNEVVKDTEKLEGVFTLYRNKEKNKIYLEVKPEQLNKNFLATATLESGIGEQGIYSGLPLQDFLFYFQRVDKKLSFVVRNVNFRTREGDPQARSLARSFSDSVLYSVEIKSIHPQRKTLLIDLGDILLADLSGLSLFTGLTANTDQSYFGNAKAFPQNLEIESVLNFSGGSGTSKTDEMLYFSSVPDSRGFTLRVHYSLSQLPENNYLPRLADERVGYFITAYQDLSKEDRNDPFMRYVNRWHLEKKDPNAPISPPKKPIVFWIDNAVPLQYREAIKEGVLMWNKAFLKAGFKDAIEVKQMPDNATWDAADIRYNTIRWINTVDGYFAMGPSRVNPLTGEILDADILVDASLVRLLRSKYGTLVQPNQTSTRTSLSELIRNRGLCSNGFATKPNSPTQQKPTDPKSFLQRLSKLAGDYDLCYGMEAANQFSFGALSMSLLQNTPPNQEEVQKYINQYLRLIIAHEVGHTLGLRHNFRGSNLLSPEEMNNPELSRHKGLTSSVMDYLPPNIAPQGIKQGDYFPSMVGAYDEWAIQYGYTQTNAKTPIAEKPILQEIAGKSDQPELSYSPDEDMYDLDPTADAWDHSSNVLVYSQWQLDNSRLMWTNLNKRFPMPGESYSDLSDRFSSVLNNYFQNIFYTTKYIGGQSFYRLRAGENSPTSLTSRQNRLPFEPVPVEQQRQALKTLQKYIFAEDALNFSPDLLNKLAPSRWYHWGSFPRVGRLDYPVHDLILLLQGAVLRELLSGDRLTRIKDIELKSTPEKSLTLPELFDTLQNGVWTEVLKPKAGAVKITSLRRGLQREYLDILIAMVLRREYVPEDARSLAWYKLKQLNEKLKSVNTNDEYTKAHLLETSDRIEKALNAPLQAN, encoded by the coding sequence ATGAACAAGATTAGCTTTTATATAATTTTATTACATGGATTGTTTTTTGGAATTGCCACAGCTAACGCCAAATTATCATCAGGAAATCATGTTAATAACACTTCTGAGTCTTACCAAAGTGTTAAAGACCCTAATAGCCTAAAACAAGCTGCTAATATCAAGCAAACAGCCAAACTAATACAAAAGCCGGAACAGGTCTGGGTAATTGACCAAAAGCAAGAGGTAAAAGACAAATCATTTATTTGGGTAGTTGATGACATTAAAAAAGCGGCGCAACAACCATTTTTAAAAGTTAGCAAACCTACAGAAAAGCCAGAAAAGAAACCTAATACAGAAACTAAGCCAGAAAAGAAAGATGAATTGGAATCTTTTAATGAAGTAGTTAAAGATACAGAAAAATTAGAAGGAGTATTTACTTTATATCGTAATAAAGAAAAAAATAAGATATATTTAGAAGTTAAGCCCGAACAACTAAATAAAAATTTCTTAGCTACCGCCACATTAGAATCTGGGATTGGTGAACAAGGGATTTATAGTGGCTTACCTTTACAAGACTTTTTATTTTACTTTCAAAGAGTAGATAAGAAATTATCTTTTGTCGTGCGTAACGTGAATTTTCGCACAAGAGAAGGTGATCCACAAGCGCGATCGCTTGCCCGTTCGTTTAGTGATTCCGTTCTTTACTCAGTAGAAATCAAAAGCATTCACCCGCAAAGAAAAACCTTGTTAATAGATTTGGGTGATATACTGCTAGCCGACCTATCCGGCTTATCCTTATTCACAGGCTTGACCGCTAACACAGACCAGTCTTACTTCGGGAATGCCAAAGCCTTTCCCCAAAATTTAGAAATTGAGTCAGTCTTGAATTTTTCTGGTGGTAGTGGCACTAGCAAAACCGATGAAATGTTATATTTCAGCAGTGTCCCAGACAGCCGTGGCTTTACCCTGCGGGTTCACTACAGTCTCTCCCAACTACCGGAAAATAATTACCTTCCCCGTTTAGCTGATGAACGTGTTGGTTACTTTATCACCGCTTACCAAGATTTATCAAAAGAAGATCGCAACGATCCCTTCATGCGCTACGTTAATCGTTGGCATTTAGAAAAAAAAGACCCAAATGCACCCATATCTCCTCCAAAAAAACCCATAGTCTTTTGGATTGATAACGCCGTACCGCTACAGTACCGCGAAGCCATCAAAGAAGGCGTACTCATGTGGAATAAAGCTTTTCTCAAAGCTGGATTTAAGGATGCGATTGAAGTTAAGCAGATGCCAGACAATGCAACATGGGATGCAGCCGATATTCGTTACAATACAATTCGCTGGATTAACACCGTCGATGGTTATTTTGCTATGGGGCCGTCCCGCGTTAATCCTTTAACTGGGGAAATTTTGGATGCAGACATATTAGTAGACGCTAGCCTTGTCCGCCTACTCAGGAGTAAATATGGTACTCTTGTACAACCAAATCAAACTAGTACTCGCACTTCTTTATCGGAATTAATCCGAAATCGCGGACTGTGTAGTAATGGCTTCGCTACAAAACCAAACAGCCCAACTCAGCAAAAACCAACCGATCCCAAGAGCTTTTTGCAGCGTCTGTCCAAGCTAGCAGGTGATTATGATTTATGCTATGGCATGGAAGCCGCTAATCAATTTTCTTTTGGGGCTTTGTCCATGTCACTCTTGCAAAACACCCCACCTAATCAAGAAGAAGTACAAAAATATATCAATCAGTATTTACGTCTAATTATTGCCCATGAAGTAGGGCATACCTTGGGTTTGCGTCACAACTTCCGTGGTAGTAATCTGCTATCACCAGAAGAAATGAACAATCCAGAACTCAGCCGTCACAAAGGTTTGACAAGTTCAGTCATGGACTACCTTCCCCCCAATATTGCCCCCCAAGGTATAAAGCAGGGAGATTACTTTCCTAGTATGGTAGGGGCTTATGATGAATGGGCAATTCAGTATGGTTATACGCAAACCAACGCCAAGACACCCATCGCTGAAAAGCCAATTTTACAAGAAATCGCTGGTAAATCTGACCAACCGGAGTTGAGTTACTCCCCCGATGAAGATATGTATGACCTCGATCCTACCGCAGATGCTTGGGATCATAGTAGTAACGTCTTAGTTTATTCCCAGTGGCAGTTAGATAACTCGCGGTTAATGTGGACAAATCTGAATAAACGTTTTCCCATGCCGGGAGAAAGTTATAGTGATTTAAGCGATCGCTTTAGCTCAGTCCTCAATAACTATTTCCAAAATATCTTCTACACTACAAAATACATCGGTGGACAATCTTTCTATCGTCTACGTGCCGGGGAAAATTCACCTACTAGTTTAACTAGTCGCCAAAATCGCCTACCGTTTGAACCAGTACCCGTAGAACAACAACGGCAAGCACTCAAGACATTACAAAAGTATATTTTTGCTGAGGATGCCCTAAACTTTTCTCCAGACTTGCTGAATAAATTAGCACCTTCTCGTTGGTATCATTGGGGTAGTTTTCCCCGCGTTGGGCGCTTAGATTATCCCGTTCATGACTTGATACTATTACTGCAAGGTGCGGTTTTAAGGGAATTACTATCAGGCGATCGCTTGACTCGCATCAAAGATATTGAACTCAAATCAACACCAGAAAAATCACTAACTCTCCCAGAGCTTTTTGATACCTTGCAAAATGGGGTTTGGACAGAAGTCCTCAAACCAAAAGCTGGTGCAGTAAAAATTACCAGCCTGCGGCGCGGGCTGCAACGGGAATATTTAGATATTCTCATTGCAATGGTACTACGGCGGGAATACGTACCTGAAGATGCCCGTTCCTTAGCTTGGTATAAACTGAAACAATTAAATGAAAAGCTCAAGTCAGTTAATACCAACGATGAATATACCAAAGCTCACTTACTAGAAACTAGCGATCGCATTGAGAAAGCTTTAAATGCACCATTGCAGGCGAATTAG
- a CDS encoding carbon-nitrogen hydrolase family protein, whose product MKPYLAAAIQMTSVPDLHKNLAQAEELIDLAVRRGAELVGLPENFSFMGEEQDKLAQAEVIARESEIFIKTMAQRYQVTLLGGSFPVPVGDTGRVYNTTILVSPNGEELARYNKVHLFDVNVPDGNTYRESSTVVAGQELPPVHFSEYLGNIGVSICYDVRFPELYRHLSDKGTDIIFIPAAFTAFTGKDHWQVLLQARAIENTAYVIAPAQTGNNYGRRLTHGHAVIIDPWGTILDDAGDKPGIAIAEINPSRLEQVRRQMPSLQHRVFS is encoded by the coding sequence ATGAAGCCTTATTTAGCTGCTGCTATTCAAATGACCAGTGTGCCTGATTTACACAAGAATTTGGCACAAGCTGAAGAATTAATTGATTTGGCCGTGCGTCGAGGTGCTGAGTTAGTAGGTTTGCCAGAAAACTTTTCTTTTATGGGTGAAGAACAGGATAAACTGGCTCAAGCTGAAGTAATTGCGCGTGAGAGTGAAATTTTTATTAAAACAATGGCGCAGCGCTACCAAGTAACTCTTTTGGGTGGTAGTTTCCCTGTGCCAGTAGGTGATACAGGTAGAGTCTATAACACCACTATCCTCGTCAGTCCCAATGGTGAAGAATTAGCCCGCTACAATAAAGTACATCTTTTTGATGTCAATGTTCCCGATGGTAATACCTACCGCGAATCTAGCACTGTTGTTGCTGGACAGGAACTACCCCCAGTGCATTTTTCAGAATATTTAGGAAATATTGGCGTTTCTATTTGCTACGATGTCCGCTTCCCAGAACTCTACCGTCATCTTTCAGATAAGGGAACAGATATCATCTTTATCCCGGCGGCTTTCACGGCTTTTACAGGCAAAGATCACTGGCAAGTTTTACTACAAGCTAGAGCGATTGAAAATACTGCCTACGTAATTGCACCAGCACAAACTGGTAATAATTATGGTCGCCGCCTTACCCACGGACATGCCGTAATTATCGATCCTTGGGGAACAATCTTAGATGATGCAGGTGACAAACCAGGAATTGCGATCGCAGAAATTAACCCATCCCGTCTAGAACAAGTCCGTCGTCAAATGCCTTCCTTGCAGCACCGTGTATTTAGTTGA
- a CDS encoding pentapeptide repeat-containing protein translates to MSQLPQVWKLLQNYVRGTRSTDRPTTKYAGNLPFSPLGKHAQKSNRNVTFSQVNLQKEILCQRLRISLETWTLENSDGEFQTSDRQLHEEIYDLLGDAALTIEVVEKVMELLIVEKQLRPVPLFVRLEDFYQRWCRGQFIDAPPNENLPQRKLIEILAQNQASGLRQVDIYAGLNVLILLLELHRHAQEQEELRQQINFYPSSVPDKDSFFTSQLLRIINYSDAIEIGNFSNIVGEFLRDGNFRGAYFGNANLTGVNFSGADLSGAYLGDANLTGANFQNANLTGANLGDANLSSANFTDANLSGADLSSANLTGANLSCADLSRADLSRADLRDTELSRANLSNAILFGANLSDAILNHVDLSRADLCRADLSGADLSHATLNGTNLSDTILFSTNLSHASLIAADLSYGKLNGAKLNHAKLNGAMFLGADLSNVDLSGVVLNDADLSGGILNEADLTDADLTDAVLLGTDFSFANLNNANLSGSNLSGAILNGADLTSANLSDAILDDTDLSEANLEEMTWGEQQQWEGVRGLDTALNIPEALREQLGLS, encoded by the coding sequence ATGTCACAGTTACCTCAAGTTTGGAAACTTCTACAAAATTATGTGCGTGGTACAAGGTCAACAGATAGACCTACCACAAAGTATGCAGGTAATCTCCCATTTTCACCTCTGGGAAAACACGCTCAAAAATCAAATAGAAATGTAACTTTTTCTCAAGTTAATTTACAGAAAGAGATTTTGTGTCAAAGATTACGAATAAGTTTGGAAACCTGGACACTAGAAAATAGTGATGGGGAATTTCAGACTAGCGATCGCCAACTCCATGAAGAAATATATGATTTACTAGGTGATGCTGCATTAACTATAGAAGTAGTGGAAAAAGTCATGGAATTGCTCATAGTTGAAAAGCAATTAAGACCAGTACCGCTATTTGTGCGCCTAGAAGATTTTTATCAGCGTTGGTGTCGGGGGCAATTTATTGATGCGCCACCAAACGAGAACTTACCTCAGAGAAAATTGATCGAAATACTAGCACAAAATCAAGCGAGTGGGCTAAGACAGGTTGATATCTACGCCGGACTTAACGTCCTGATTTTACTCCTAGAATTACACCGCCACGCCCAAGAACAAGAAGAACTGCGGCAGCAAATTAACTTTTATCCCTCATCAGTACCAGATAAAGATAGCTTTTTCACCTCCCAACTACTGCGGATAATTAATTATAGTGATGCTATTGAAATTGGCAACTTTAGTAACATAGTTGGCGAATTTCTCCGAGATGGTAACTTTCGCGGCGCATACTTTGGCAACGCCAACCTTACAGGCGTTAACTTCAGTGGCGCAGACCTAAGCGGTGCATACCTTGGTGATGCCAACCTCACAGGCGCAAACTTTCAAAACGCCAACCTTACAGGCGCAAACCTTGGTGATGCCAACCTCAGCAGTGCCAACTTTACAGATGCAAATTTGAGTGGTGCAGACCTCAGCAGTGCCAACCTGACAGGTGCAAACCTCAGCTGTGCCGACCTCAGCCGCGCCGACCTCAGCCGTGCCGACCTCCGAGACACCGAACTCAGCCGCGCCAACCTTAGCAACGCCATCCTCTTTGGCGCAAACCTTAGCGATGCCATCCTTAACCACGTAGACCTCAGCCGTGCCGACCTCTGTCGTGCTGACTTGAGTGGTGCAGACCTCAGCCACGCCACCCTCAACGGTACTAACCTCAGCGACACCATTCTCTTTAGTACCAACCTCTCTCATGCCAGCCTCATCGCCGCCGACCTCAGTTATGGCAAACTCAACGGCGCAAAACTCAACCACGCCAAACTCAACGGTGCGATGTTCTTAGGTGCAGACCTCAGTAATGTAGACTTGAGTGGTGTAGTTCTCAACGATGCGGACTTAAGTGGCGGTATACTCAACGAAGCCGACCTTACCGACGCAGACCTTACCGATGCCGTCCTCTTGGGTACAGACTTCAGCTTTGCCAACCTCAACAACGCTAATCTCAGTGGTAGTAACCTGAGTGGCGCAATTTTAAACGGTGCTGACCTCACTAGCGCCAACCTCAGCGATGCCATCCTTGATGATACCGACTTGAGTGAAGCCAACCTAGAAGAGATGACCTGGGGAGAACAGCAGCAATGGGAAGGCGTGCGGGGTTTAGATACAGCACTGAATATACCAGAGGCATTACGTGAACAGTTAGGTTTGTCATAA
- a CDS encoding ATP-binding protein: MTNFIVIPYRWLKRGTHNFSISQKIAYGYALSLSIAIVGTVAGLIVGDFYQTPAQHQKGDAQYEISLLYRLQTAVLQARTSQQQFVYFVNQPQLLKKEYSNFSKYAVELKQVWFDVQSYINTVNYQQEKHTEGLPSFIKTYSDIPNVYIQEVETLVQTIVDKDVKIKDVQATQKLLSNFSTSSIALKYDLIDDELLKIIQASYQDNKNAEIYLENVLKFRFWIITTSIFLSVISAAILAIYTSRLLVMPITAVTNVAQKTTEELKFDILAPVMTTDEIGVLANSFNKLIERIAEYTHELDLARETLESRVEERTQELSKALESLQHTQSQLVQAEKMSSLGQLVAGIAHEINNPVNFIFGNLTHVNEYVNNLLSLIDIYQEYQEGTNIEISELIEEIDLDYICDDLPKILTSMKVGADRIREIVLALRNFSRLDEAEMKLVNIHEGIDSTLLFLYSSFKTKYKKLTIEVVKEYGELPLVECYAGQLNQVFMNILTNSMYALNQQCQYNLRGEQENKSNHITIRTEVIENNYVRICFKDNGPGIAASIRKQIFDPFFTTKPIGEGTGLGLSISYQIVVEKHRGKLKCLSAPEEGCEFQIEIPIHQKVKLA, from the coding sequence ATGACTAATTTTATAGTAATACCTTATCGTTGGCTGAAAAGAGGAACTCACAATTTTAGTATTAGTCAGAAAATAGCTTATGGATATGCACTTAGCTTGAGTATTGCTATTGTGGGTACTGTTGCTGGGTTAATCGTTGGGGATTTTTACCAAACTCCAGCACAGCACCAAAAAGGCGATGCCCAATATGAAATTAGTTTACTCTATCGCTTGCAAACTGCTGTTCTACAGGCAAGAACATCTCAACAACAGTTTGTTTATTTTGTTAATCAACCTCAACTTTTGAAAAAGGAATACTCTAACTTTTCTAAGTATGCTGTAGAACTCAAACAAGTATGGTTTGATGTCCAGTCTTATATAAATACTGTAAATTATCAACAAGAGAAACATACTGAGGGTTTACCAAGCTTTATAAAAACTTACTCTGATATACCAAATGTATATATCCAAGAGGTAGAGACACTAGTACAGACAATTGTGGATAAGGATGTGAAGATAAAAGATGTACAGGCAACACAAAAACTTTTGTCTAACTTTTCCACTAGTTCTATAGCGCTTAAATATGACTTGATAGATGATGAATTACTTAAAATTATCCAAGCTTCTTATCAAGACAATAAAAATGCAGAAATCTATTTAGAAAATGTATTAAAATTTAGATTTTGGATAATTACTACTAGTATTTTTCTATCAGTAATAAGTGCGGCAATTTTAGCAATTTACACAAGTCGTTTATTAGTTATGCCCATCACGGCTGTAACTAATGTTGCCCAGAAAACAACTGAAGAATTAAAGTTTGATATCTTAGCTCCAGTCATGACTACAGATGAAATAGGAGTTTTAGCCAACTCTTTCAATAAGCTTATTGAACGCATAGCAGAATACACCCATGAACTGGACTTAGCTCGTGAAACATTAGAAAGTCGGGTTGAGGAAAGAACTCAAGAACTCAGTAAAGCTTTAGAGTCGTTGCAGCATACTCAGTCACAATTAGTTCAAGCAGAAAAAATGTCTTCTCTTGGTCAATTAGTAGCAGGTATTGCTCATGAAATTAATAACCCTGTCAATTTTATCTTTGGGAATCTTACCCATGTTAATGAATATGTGAATAATTTACTTTCATTAATCGACATTTACCAAGAATACCAAGAAGGTACAAATATAGAAATATCTGAGTTGATAGAAGAAATTGACCTAGACTATATCTGTGATGATTTACCAAAAATACTAACGTCAATGAAAGTGGGTGCTGACCGCATCCGTGAGATAGTGCTAGCTTTAAGAAATTTCTCTAGGCTTGATGAAGCTGAGATGAAATTAGTAAATATTCATGAAGGAATCGATAGCACTCTACTGTTTTTGTATAGTTCTTTCAAGACTAAATATAAAAAATTGACGATTGAAGTTGTCAAAGAATATGGTGAATTACCACTAGTTGAATGTTACGCAGGACAACTAAATCAAGTGTTTATGAACATTTTGACCAATTCCATGTATGCCTTAAACCAACAGTGTCAATATAATTTAAGAGGCGAACAAGAAAATAAATCTAATCATATTACTATTCGTACTGAAGTAATAGAAAATAACTATGTGAGGATTTGTTTTAAGGATAATGGGCCGGGAATAGCAGCAAGCATCAGAAAGCAAATTTTTGACCCATTTTTCACTACTAAACCGATAGGGGAAGGTACAGGTTTAGGATTATCAATTAGCTATCAAATTGTGGTGGAGAAGCATCGGGGAAAACTCAAATGTTTATCAGCACCAGAAGAGGGTTGTGAGTTTCAAATTGAAATTCCTATTCATCAAAAGGTCAAATTAGCTTAA
- a CDS encoding MarC family protein — MDTSILIQTFLAVFVLADAIGNIPVVLALTKGMMPEDRNRIIDKASIVAIAVLLLFAFGGRYILSYLEISMASLRVAGGLLLLLIALQMLRGELDTPITEEGRDVAITPLALPLLAGPGTLTTVMLFMSKTQNPHLEVVLGIVGAMFTSWLILRLANQIDKFIGVEGAVIVTQLLGFLLAALAVEIGTTGIKELFLR, encoded by the coding sequence GTGGATACCTCTATTCTGATTCAAACTTTTTTGGCTGTGTTTGTGTTGGCAGATGCGATAGGCAATATACCAGTGGTTTTGGCTTTGACTAAAGGCATGATGCCGGAGGATAGAAATAGAATAATTGATAAAGCGAGTATTGTGGCGATCGCAGTTTTATTACTATTCGCCTTTGGTGGTCGATATATTCTGAGTTACTTAGAAATCAGCATGGCATCTTTGCGGGTAGCTGGCGGGTTGTTGTTGCTGTTAATTGCACTGCAAATGCTGCGGGGAGAGTTAGACACACCAATTACGGAAGAAGGACGGGATGTGGCTATTACGCCTTTGGCTTTGCCGTTGTTAGCCGGGCCAGGTACATTGACGACGGTGATGTTATTTATGTCGAAAACTCAGAATCCTCATTTGGAGGTAGTATTGGGGATTGTGGGAGCGATGTTTACCTCTTGGTTGATTTTGCGTTTGGCAAATCAAATAGACAAGTTTATTGGTGTTGAGGGTGCAGTAATTGTCACACAGCTTTTAGGTTTTCTGTTGGCGGCGCTGGCGGTGGAGATTGGGACAACTGGGATTAAGGAGTTATTCTTGCGGTAA
- a CDS encoding pentapeptide repeat-containing protein, translating to MGKRLSQVWQQFRQSFSVSETFNTSIDTGKAVLEAAKTLKEQSASLEILKPVLQNSSSLLDVLCSPMAQVVGAGLPFVPIGIALLKFAREVSKQDPSLEDCVLIVSQAAYLESIKEILRLYPNVNWDAQPDVIEAVTKQLQKLDEVELDYQDASQVITCFHKSKLAEIFNQILFTRLAAAKISLEFAQILTQRIAWNTHRHILQAWIEAGDVVKNVIQPSFGDWHREQHKFQSIDDYLEKHIAKKPFESVFDEKFAFKDIYVPIKAKPVDTNGKIDDEKDSFNLDTWAKTILLHPDNLEQVMFIQGGPGRGKSVFCRMFAYAVWRQLYPLWTPILIRLRDIDTFESRLENTIKAELKYNFIQGDSSWLTNPNTRFLFILDGFDELHIETRHNLKLGDFIKQVAGFQKECKDYSEMGHRIIITGRSMALQGIPDLPRNLERVEIVEMDRQLQQQWLNKWEAVQIHKGKTAAFEQFLQSDKCPDEVKRLAQEPLLLYLLAAMYRDWKLDIHKLEQANDHRTAKIIIYQEAVNWVLTKQRSEPDGTDLNIGLTKQKPEDLKRILTEAAVCVVQSGGEFASMSMLEARLQDDEAARALIEKAKDKLGDEALKTALAAFYIRPAEKQEGGVEFFHKSFGEFLFAERLKARLKAWTHYYDGDDGRQPIISEALMNWEIYDLLGYGGLTPEIVDYLMGLLIESQDFPWVELFKRLDKFYSQWCQGKFIDKAEETLPQKKLRQLQRYGITGLGQRQVDVYAGLNVMILLLELHRYAQGRDELKQEIVFYPSGKSEKNSLTSQLLYIINHNEGLKLGNFINIVGQFLSRAYLSRAYLSGAYLSRANLSGAYLSGAYLIGSNLSVANLSDANLSDANLSGTYLNGANFSDANLSRANLSGANLVCADLSGANLRRADLSGANLSDANLSGADLSRVDLSGANLSGANLSRANLSRADLSGANLSRANLSDQIFGVIRWDEKTNWENVRGLETAVNVPEALKQQLNL from the coding sequence ATGGGCAAGCGCTTATCGCAAGTTTGGCAACAATTTCGGCAATCATTTTCAGTATCAGAGACATTCAATACAAGCATTGACACAGGTAAAGCAGTTTTAGAAGCAGCCAAAACTCTCAAAGAACAGAGTGCTAGTCTAGAAATTCTCAAACCAGTCTTACAAAACTCATCTTCCTTATTAGATGTATTATGTTCACCGATGGCGCAGGTAGTAGGTGCAGGGTTGCCATTTGTACCAATTGGCATTGCTTTATTAAAATTTGCCCGTGAAGTAAGCAAGCAAGACCCATCTTTAGAAGACTGTGTTTTAATAGTCAGTCAAGCCGCGTATTTGGAGAGTATCAAAGAGATTTTGAGACTTTATCCTAATGTTAATTGGGATGCCCAGCCGGATGTTATTGAAGCGGTAACAAAACAACTACAAAAACTTGACGAGGTTGAATTAGATTATCAAGATGCAAGTCAAGTAATTACCTGCTTTCATAAATCCAAACTGGCAGAAATTTTCAACCAAATCTTATTCACCAGATTAGCAGCAGCAAAGATTTCTCTAGAATTTGCCCAAATCTTAACACAGCGCATAGCTTGGAACACTCACCGCCACATTCTTCAAGCCTGGATAGAAGCGGGTGATGTCGTCAAGAATGTCATACAACCTTCCTTTGGCGACTGGCACAGAGAACAGCACAAGTTTCAGAGTATTGATGATTATTTAGAGAAACATATTGCTAAGAAACCTTTTGAATCTGTTTTTGATGAGAAATTTGCTTTTAAAGATATTTATGTACCTATCAAAGCCAAACCTGTAGATACGAATGGCAAGATAGATGACGAAAAAGATTCATTTAATTTAGACACTTGGGCAAAAACAATTCTGTTACATCCAGATAACTTGGAACAAGTGATGTTTATCCAAGGAGGCCCAGGCAGAGGTAAAAGTGTCTTCTGTAGAATGTTTGCTTATGCAGTGTGGCGACAGTTATACCCACTTTGGACACCCATCTTAATTAGGCTCAGAGATATCGATACATTTGAATCACGCTTAGAAAATACCATCAAAGCAGAATTAAAATATAACTTCATTCAAGGTGATAGTAGCTGGTTAACTAATCCCAATACAAGGTTTTTATTTATCCTTGATGGTTTTGATGAACTGCATATTGAAACAAGACATAACCTTAAGTTGGGAGACTTCATTAAACAAGTAGCAGGATTCCAGAAAGAGTGTAAAGACTACAGTGAAATGGGACATCGAATCATCATTACTGGTAGGTCGATGGCTTTACAAGGTATCCCTGACTTACCCCGCAATTTGGAACGGGTGGAGATTGTCGAAATGGATAGACAACTCCAACAGCAATGGTTAAATAAATGGGAAGCTGTACAAATACATAAAGGTAAAACCGCAGCCTTTGAGCAGTTTTTACAAAGTGATAAATGTCCTGATGAAGTAAAGAGATTAGCGCAAGAACCGCTACTGCTTTACTTATTAGCGGCAATGTATCGAGACTGGAAATTAGATATTCATAAGTTAGAGCAAGCAAATGATCATCGCACTGCTAAAATTATCATTTACCAAGAAGCTGTAAATTGGGTGCTGACTAAACAGCGTTCTGAACCAGATGGTACAGATTTAAACATTGGTTTAACTAAGCAAAAGCCTGAAGATTTGAAACGCATTCTTACAGAAGCGGCTGTTTGTGTTGTCCAGTCTGGCGGTGAATTTGCTTCGATGTCAATGTTAGAAGCACGTTTACAAGATGATGAAGCTGCAAGGGCGTTAATTGAAAAAGCAAAAGACAAATTGGGTGATGAAGCACTCAAAACAGCATTAGCAGCATTTTATATTCGTCCTGCGGAAAAGCAAGAGGGTGGGGTTGAGTTCTTTCATAAAAGCTTTGGTGAGTTTCTCTTTGCTGAACGCCTCAAAGCAAGGCTTAAAGCTTGGACGCATTATTATGATGGCGATGATGGAAGACAGCCGATTATTTCTGAAGCCCTGATGAATTGGGAAATTTATGATTTACTCGGTTACGGTGGGTTAACACCAGAAATTGTAGATTACTTGATGGGTTTATTGATTGAAAGTCAAGATTTTCCTTGGGTGGAATTATTTAAACGGTTAGACAAGTTTTACAGCCAGTGGTGTCAAGGGAAATTCATTGACAAGGCTGAGGAGACTTTACCCCAGAAGAAGTTGCGACAGTTACAAAGGTATGGAATTACTGGTTTAGGTCAACGTCAGGTTGATGTTTATGCTGGGTTGAATGTGATGATTTTGCTCTTAGAGTTACACCGTTACGCTCAAGGGCGGGATGAGCTTAAACAAGAAATTGTCTTTTATCCTTCTGGTAAATCAGAAAAAAATTCTTTGACATCCCAACTGCTTTACATAATTAATCACAATGAAGGTTTGAAGTTAGGGAACTTTATCAATATAGTTGGGCAATTCCTTAGTAGAGCATACCTCAGTCGTGCATACCTTAGTGGCGCATACCTCAGTCGTGCAAACCTCAGTGGCGCATACCTCAGTGGCGCATACCTCATTGGCTCAAACCTCAGTGTCGCAAACCTCAGCGACGCAAATCTCAGCGACGCAAATCTCAGTGGCACATATCTCAATGGCGCAAACTTCAGCGACGCAAACCTCAGTCGCGCAAATCTCAGTGGCGCAAACCTCGTCTGCGCAGACCTCAGTGGCGCAAATCTTAGACGCGCAGACCTCAGTGGCGCAAACCTTAGCGACGCAAATCTCAGTGGTGCAGACCTCAGTCGCGTAGACCTCAGTGGTGCAAACCTCAGTGGCGCAAACCTTAGTCGCGCAAACCTTAGTCGCGCCGACCTCAGTGGTGCAAATCTTAGTCGCGCAAACCTTAGTGATCAAATTTTTGGGGTTATTAGATGGGATGAAAAGACAAACTGGGAGAATGTGCGAGGACTGGAGACAGCAGTTAATGTGCCAGAAGCGTTAAAGCAACAGCTTAATTTGTAA